A DNA window from Desulfuromonas sp. contains the following coding sequences:
- a CDS encoding cysteine desulfurase — MSIYLDNSATSFPKPEAVYRAVDHAFRNYGANPGRGGHRMSVESARMVFDAREALADFFAVDDSARIILTSGATESINLALFGLLGSGDRVVTTTMEHNSVLRPLHALQDRGVVVEKVSADPSGTIAAADIIAACRKPTRLVVMTHCSNVTGSVQPVEQVAAYCRDNDILLLVDAAQSAGLLPISLRESGIDLLATAGHKGLMGPPGVGVLYVKPGLQLEPLIYGGTGTLSQSGAQPAEMPERFESGTLNTPGIAGLLAGVQYLNEIGLASVREHEQSLLQLLLDGLGSLDDVAIYGSSDVANHGGAVSFNCKNFDPAEIGFRLDNEYDIMVRVGLHCAPDAHRTIGSFPRGTVRVSPGYYNSTDDIEKLVDALGQITR; from the coding sequence ATGTCAATCTATCTTGATAATTCTGCAACCTCATTTCCAAAGCCGGAGGCGGTATACCGCGCCGTGGATCATGCTTTTCGTAATTATGGTGCCAATCCTGGTCGCGGTGGTCATCGCATGTCGGTTGAATCGGCCAGAATGGTATTCGACGCCCGGGAAGCACTGGCAGATTTTTTTGCAGTTGATGATTCCGCCCGGATCATCTTGACCTCGGGGGCGACCGAATCGATCAATCTTGCGTTGTTCGGGTTACTTGGCAGCGGTGACCGGGTCGTCACGACGACGATGGAACATAATTCAGTGCTCAGACCGCTGCATGCATTGCAGGACCGGGGTGTCGTAGTCGAGAAAGTATCGGCAGACCCGTCCGGGACTATAGCTGCCGCCGATATTATCGCCGCCTGCCGGAAACCGACCCGGCTTGTTGTGATGACCCATTGCTCCAATGTGACCGGTTCGGTTCAGCCGGTTGAGCAGGTCGCCGCATACTGTCGTGACAATGATATTCTTCTTCTGGTCGATGCGGCGCAGAGTGCCGGTCTGTTGCCGATTTCGCTAAGGGAATCGGGGATAGACCTCCTCGCAACCGCCGGCCACAAGGGATTGATGGGTCCACCCGGGGTTGGCGTTTTGTACGTAAAACCGGGGCTTCAGCTTGAGCCGCTGATCTACGGTGGTACCGGTACGCTGTCGCAGTCAGGGGCGCAGCCTGCAGAAATGCCGGAGCGGTTTGAAAGTGGGACGTTGAATACGCCCGGGATCGCTGGTTTACTGGCTGGTGTTCAGTATCTTAATGAGATCGGACTGGCATCCGTCCGGGAACATGAACAATCTCTTTTGCAGCTGCTGCTTGATGGTCTGGGTTCGCTGGATGATGTCGCTATTTACGGTTCGAGTGATGTTGCCAATCATGGTGGTGCCGTCTCGTTTAATTGTAAAAATTTCGATCCTGCTGAAATTGGTTTCCGTCTTGATAATGAATACGATATTATGGTCAGGGTTGGTCTGCATTGTGCTCCGGATGCGCACCGTACAATCGGGTCGTTTCCGCGTGGTACGGTCAGGGTCAGCCCCGGCTATTACAACAGTACGGACGATATTGAAAAACTTGTTGATGCCCTTGGGCAAATTACGCGATAG
- a CDS encoding NAD-glutamate dehydrogenase: MKLIVTSSDRRSAQEDLSKKRAATLALLDEKYPADKRPIVRTLADMLASQTPIYYLARPEASEQADWVSALFDFLNGRNEDVAVALLPLGGRDGSLLVTNCADAPYLVHTIQMCLNRRHIHFRVVTHPIFNVEREQEGVTAIHSTSGPGKTESMIVIELDKSPAENMAGLEDEIAQVMRDVLGIRDDSAAIVERLKMLAECDQCSSFADFFKWFGEDNSALFAYRCLRISPEKDGDRLVVPEEGLSLGLYEKLFLNYKSKVRPISEFNPRFQQLLLRREQIGIEVLERVSPILRAEQLVYLGARQELEDGTWLEHGFIGLPSESALSDQTLSVPVLRQKIEAALNSLGVPKGSHDYRKIIEILNTYPKIELFFMDQAEIVETVRTFALLYRHGMVRVIPTKGLAIRGVTLLLIMPKDFYSDDNLARIESFLCRHFRVEQVFTRIIHLSPDYMSLHVNLQPDRDEVVVDIDKIERGLTHITQPWSQKLHQLLEKTLGDSEGSQLWEKYRHSFAIDYRALIHPRFAVRDIKNIERLLGGENDVIDLWGPFSGKEQYYRLQFYSCRETYLNELMPFLENLYLTVIDETDFTVQIDATTVYIKSFSIRNRVDHALPLSEVRENMLETLMALRTGQVENDYLHHLLVLTGLDWRQVDVFRGYRNYYFQLVSPFTKKRVAFAFINNPEVTAQLYRYFAARFEPRPEWASMSEREEQGLMPIRMALSAALEAVSDINEDQILRAFFNLIDSTIRTNFFIRRDSAEYFFSFKISAIGIIEMPAPRPMYEVYVHSALMEGIHLRGGKVARGGIRWSDRPDDFRTEVLGLMKTQMTKNTLIVPVGSKGGFVVKTPFTTREEGAELSKEAYKTLMRGLLDLTDNRIHDEIVTPDQLVAYDDVDPYLVVAADKGTAHLPDTANSVSAEYDFLLDDAFASGGSAGYDHKKLAITARGAWVSVQRHFREIGINVQTDPVTVIGIGDMGGDVFGNGMLQSRSIKLIAAFNHMHIFIDPDPDPEKTWHERKRLFDLPRSSWADYDQSLISAGGGVFERAAKDIPLSDQIREWLGIRHASLDGQTLIRYILAAKADLLWNGGIGTYVKSSTENNENAGDRANDPVRIDSSQLRVKVVGEGGNLGMTQLARIEYALAGGRINTDAIDNSGGVDCSDHEVNLKILMGQLAKNGKVESRQERDKILLSVTDEVCDDVLANNYSQSLALSLDLVRSEDDIEPFITLLDRLSRAGILDRRSEYLPSAREINTRTDSRLVKPELAILLAYSKMHLYQSLLEGELASADVVQGFLLDYFPNAIQQDFREDLLHHPLAPEIVATVLTNYIVDQAGCCFVMSQSERTGRTPEVVAAVYLLLDLAIESSEMRSAVFALDNRMSAGKQHQLLLRLENTLDFLTEGSLSATVIPELKTEVIRGVRSDLDQFTATLSSVLDSGTCEAMDEEVGQLVGLGMEEAMARRFVKLDVLKDFLPVMKLVELTGKDLFSVFTTYRDLRASLEFDRLFNLLSGIHLPGRWDKQARHALERQFESIFFRLAQEICVGNDCNCNTFLSRHRSTARKWQTLCHELQASPPVNLNPFNVLVELLESMTT, encoded by the coding sequence ATGAAATTGATCGTGACATCGAGTGATCGCCGGTCAGCTCAGGAGGATCTGTCGAAAAAAAGGGCGGCAACCCTGGCTCTTCTCGATGAAAAATATCCGGCTGATAAACGGCCGATTGTCCGGACGCTTGCCGATATGCTTGCGTCCCAGACTCCGATTTACTACCTGGCCAGGCCAGAGGCTTCCGAGCAGGCCGACTGGGTCTCTGCGCTGTTCGATTTCCTGAACGGCCGCAATGAGGATGTTGCGGTTGCTCTGCTTCCCCTGGGAGGTCGTGATGGTTCACTTCTCGTGACCAATTGTGCCGACGCTCCTTATCTGGTTCATACGATCCAGATGTGCCTGAATCGGCGCCACATTCATTTCAGGGTTGTGACTCATCCCATTTTCAATGTCGAGCGTGAACAGGAGGGGGTAACAGCAATTCACTCGACCAGTGGACCCGGTAAGACAGAATCGATGATCGTCATCGAACTCGACAAGTCTCCTGCCGAGAACATGGCCGGCCTTGAGGATGAGATTGCTCAGGTCATGCGGGATGTACTGGGCATCAGAGACGACAGTGCAGCAATTGTCGAACGACTGAAGATGCTGGCCGAATGTGATCAGTGTTCCAGTTTCGCCGATTTTTTCAAATGGTTCGGTGAAGATAACTCGGCTCTGTTCGCGTATCGATGTTTACGGATCAGTCCGGAAAAGGATGGTGATCGGCTGGTCGTACCGGAAGAGGGTCTCTCCCTCGGCCTTTATGAAAAGCTGTTTCTCAATTATAAAAGCAAGGTTCGCCCGATTTCCGAGTTCAATCCCCGTTTTCAACAACTGTTGCTGCGTCGGGAGCAGATTGGCATCGAAGTGCTTGAACGGGTCAGCCCGATTTTGCGAGCCGAACAACTGGTTTATCTCGGCGCCCGCCAGGAACTTGAAGACGGAACCTGGCTTGAACATGGTTTCATCGGACTTCCGTCGGAGAGTGCGCTCAGTGACCAGACCCTCAGCGTTCCGGTTCTGCGACAGAAGATCGAGGCCGCCCTGAACAGTCTCGGGGTACCGAAAGGTTCGCATGACTACCGCAAAATAATCGAAATCCTCAATACCTATCCGAAGATCGAGCTCTTCTTCATGGATCAGGCGGAAATCGTTGAAACCGTAAGAACCTTTGCTCTGCTCTACCGGCATGGGATGGTCCGGGTTATTCCGACCAAGGGCCTGGCGATCCGCGGGGTTACGCTGTTGCTGATCATGCCGAAAGATTTTTACAGCGACGACAATCTCGCGCGGATTGAGAGTTTCCTGTGCCGCCACTTCCGGGTTGAACAGGTTTTTACCCGAATCATACATCTTTCACCTGATTACATGTCACTGCACGTTAACCTCCAGCCTGATCGCGATGAAGTTGTTGTCGACATTGACAAGATTGAGCGGGGATTGACTCATATCACCCAGCCGTGGAGCCAGAAGCTTCATCAATTACTGGAGAAAACACTCGGTGATTCCGAAGGCAGCCAACTCTGGGAAAAATATCGTCATTCGTTTGCGATTGATTACAGAGCCCTCATTCATCCGCGGTTCGCCGTGCGGGATATTAAAAACATTGAACGACTGTTAGGGGGCGAAAATGATGTCATTGATCTCTGGGGGCCATTCAGCGGCAAGGAGCAGTACTATCGTCTTCAGTTCTACAGCTGCCGGGAAACTTACCTCAATGAGCTGATGCCATTTCTGGAAAACCTTTATCTGACAGTCATTGATGAAACTGATTTTACGGTACAGATCGACGCGACCACCGTCTATATCAAGTCTTTTTCGATCCGCAACCGGGTCGACCATGCCCTGCCGCTCTCTGAAGTCCGGGAAAACATGCTCGAGACATTGATGGCCCTTCGAACGGGCCAGGTCGAAAATGATTACCTGCACCATCTGTTGGTACTGACAGGTCTTGACTGGCGTCAGGTCGACGTGTTCCGCGGTTATCGAAACTACTATTTCCAGCTCGTGTCACCCTTCACCAAAAAAAGGGTCGCTTTTGCCTTTATCAATAACCCCGAGGTTACTGCCCAGCTTTACCGTTACTTTGCGGCCCGTTTTGAACCGCGGCCGGAATGGGCCTCGATGTCGGAACGTGAAGAGCAGGGATTGATGCCCATACGCATGGCTCTGTCCGCGGCGCTGGAAGCTGTTTCGGATATCAATGAAGACCAGATTCTGCGAGCTTTTTTTAATCTTATCGACTCAACGATTCGAACCAATTTTTTTATTCGTCGGGATTCCGCCGAATACTTTTTTTCATTTAAAATCAGCGCAATCGGCATTATCGAAATGCCGGCACCGCGACCGATGTATGAAGTCTATGTACACTCGGCACTTATGGAAGGTATCCATCTGCGCGGTGGCAAGGTCGCCCGGGGCGGTATCCGCTGGTCGGACCGGCCTGATGACTTCCGAACTGAAGTACTTGGTTTGATGAAAACGCAAATGACCAAGAACACCCTGATTGTCCCGGTCGGTTCAAAAGGCGGTTTTGTTGTCAAAACGCCATTTACAACACGCGAAGAGGGGGCCGAGTTATCGAAAGAAGCCTATAAAACCCTGATGCGCGGCCTCCTTGATTTAACCGATAATCGGATTCATGATGAAATAGTCACGCCGGACCAACTGGTTGCCTATGATGATGTTGATCCATACCTCGTCGTGGCCGCTGACAAAGGGACGGCGCATCTGCCTGACACCGCAAACAGTGTCTCCGCTGAATATGACTTCTTGCTGGATGATGCTTTTGCCAGCGGCGGTTCGGCCGGATACGATCACAAGAAACTCGCTATTACGGCTCGCGGCGCCTGGGTTTCGGTGCAGCGTCATTTTCGCGAAATCGGGATCAATGTACAGACCGACCCGGTGACGGTTATCGGAATCGGTGATATGGGTGGGGATGTCTTTGGCAACGGCATGCTGCAGTCGAGAAGCATCAAGCTGATCGCTGCCTTTAATCACATGCATATCTTTATCGATCCCGATCCGGACCCTGAAAAAACATGGCATGAAAGAAAGAGGCTGTTTGACTTGCCGCGTTCTTCCTGGGCCGATTATGATCAGTCGTTGATATCGGCCGGCGGCGGCGTCTTTGAGCGGGCCGCCAAGGATATTCCTTTGTCCGATCAAATCCGGGAGTGGCTCGGCATCCGCCATGCTTCCCTCGATGGTCAGACCCTGATCCGCTACATCCTGGCGGCCAAAGCCGACCTCCTCTGGAATGGCGGCATCGGCACCTACGTGAAATCTTCAACCGAAAACAATGAAAACGCCGGTGATCGGGCTAACGATCCGGTTCGCATTGATTCCTCACAACTCAGGGTAAAGGTAGTCGGGGAAGGGGGGAATCTCGGAATGACCCAACTCGCACGGATTGAATACGCACTGGCCGGTGGCCGGATCAATACCGATGCGATCGACAATTCCGGCGGTGTCGATTGTTCCGACCATGAAGTTAATCTCAAGATATTGATGGGGCAACTTGCCAAAAATGGGAAAGTCGAATCTCGTCAGGAACGGGATAAAATCCTGTTGTCCGTTACCGATGAGGTTTGCGATGATGTCCTTGCCAACAACTATAGCCAGTCCCTGGCCCTGTCGCTCGACCTGGTTCGCTCCGAAGATGATATTGAGCCTTTCATTACCCTTCTCGATCGCCTGAGTCGGGCTGGTATCCTTGATCGCCGCAGCGAATATCTGCCGTCGGCCAGAGAGATCAATACCCGTACTGATTCCCGTTTGGTAAAACCTGAGCTCGCTATCCTTCTCGCCTACAGCAAGATGCATCTTTACCAGTCTTTGCTTGAAGGTGAACTGGCTTCAGCCGATGTCGTACAGGGATTTCTGCTCGATTATTTTCCGAATGCCATCCAGCAAGATTTCAGGGAAGACCTGTTGCACCATCCCCTGGCACCGGAAATAGTCGCTACGGTTTTGACCAATTACATCGTTGATCAGGCCGGGTGCTGTTTTGTTATGAGCCAGAGTGAACGGACCGGCCGCACTCCCGAAGTGGTTGCGGCAGTCTACTTACTGCTCGATTTGGCAATCGAGAGCTCCGAAATGAGGTCGGCTGTCTTTGCACTCGATAACCGGATGTCGGCCGGGAAACAGCATCAATTGCTGCTGCGGCTCGAAAATACTCTCGACTTTTTGACCGAAGGGTCCCTCTCTGCCACAGTCATTCCGGAATTGAAAACTGAAGTGATCCGGGGGGTGCGTAGCGATTTAGATCAATTTACCGCAACGTTATCTTCCGTGCTCGACTCCGGGACCTGCGAGGCCATGGATGAAGAGGTCGGGCAGCTTGTCGGGCTTGGTATGGAAGAGGCTATGGCCCGTCGCTTTGTCAAGCTGGACGTCCTGAAAGATTTTCTGCCGGTTATGAAGCTCGTTGAGCTGACCGGGAAAGACCTGTTTTCGGTTTTTACGACCTACCGT
- the pqqD gene encoding pyrroloquinoline quinone biosynthesis peptide chaperone PqqD, protein MTDPVESKGMTLKNIVRDPKIVWRTEAKREAEVIAALEAGEDVDEQGTVILVVAGTMHQLNYVGGSIWQMCDGTRNRDAIADTLAAEFSVDRNELVADVDAFIKDLVERGWLNYVD, encoded by the coding sequence TTGACGGACCCGGTTGAATCGAAAGGCATGACATTGAAAAATATTGTACGGGATCCCAAAATTGTCTGGCGGACCGAAGCCAAACGGGAGGCTGAGGTTATAGCCGCTCTTGAAGCGGGTGAAGATGTAGACGAGCAGGGGACGGTGATTCTGGTCGTTGCCGGAACGATGCATCAGCTCAATTATGTTGGTGGCTCAATCTGGCAGATGTGTGACGGGACGCGTAATCGTGATGCGATTGCCGATACCCTGGCCGCAGAATTTAGTGTGGATCGCAATGAGCTTGTTGCTGATGTCGATGCGTTTATCAAAGATCTCGTTGAAAGGGGATGGCTGAATTATGTCGACTGA
- a CDS encoding phosphate starvation-inducible protein PhoH, with product MKKIYVLDTNVLLHDPQALFKFEDNDVVIPITVIEEIDRFKKDQSETGRNARHVSRFLDGLRKKSRLFEGVRIESGGILRVLLFTENSLKRLPPELQDDRGDNRILAVALDLKAEGGKGIVFVTKDTNLRIKADALGLIAEDYESDKVSIDELYSGTKDVLVDKDAIDRFYNDGFIDLDGDYLPNQCLTLADAANPSHTALGRFDATMRRVVALIKVPKEGVWGIHPRNREQQFAMDMLLNEDIQLVTLVGKAGTGKTLLAIAAGLLKSADDGQYNRLLVSRPVFPLGKDLGFLPGDVEEKLAPWMQPIFDNVELLLGSVDEQGKRKRGYRELVELGLLEIEALTYIRGRSIPMQYLIVDEAQNLTPHEIKTIITRAGEGTKIVLTGDPYQIDNPYVDSSSNGLTYVVEKFKEQDIAGHVILSKGERSCLAELAANLL from the coding sequence ATGAAAAAAATTTATGTGCTCGATACAAACGTGTTGTTGCATGATCCGCAGGCTCTGTTCAAGTTTGAGGATAATGATGTCGTTATTCCGATCACCGTGATCGAGGAAATCGACCGTTTCAAAAAGGATCAGAGTGAGACCGGACGCAATGCCCGGCATGTCTCCCGTTTCCTCGATGGTTTACGGAAGAAATCACGTCTTTTTGAAGGGGTCAGGATCGAATCGGGTGGTATTCTGCGGGTACTTCTTTTTACTGAAAATTCGCTGAAGCGCCTTCCGCCGGAATTGCAGGATGATCGCGGTGACAATCGGATTCTGGCGGTCGCGCTCGACCTCAAGGCTGAAGGTGGCAAGGGTATTGTCTTTGTTACCAAGGATACAAACCTCAGGATCAAGGCAGATGCTCTTGGCCTGATCGCCGAGGATTACGAATCGGACAAGGTTTCGATCGATGAACTATATTCCGGCACGAAAGATGTTCTCGTCGATAAAGATGCGATCGACCGTTTTTACAATGACGGTTTTATTGATCTGGATGGTGACTATCTGCCCAACCAGTGTCTGACCCTGGCCGATGCGGCCAATCCGTCACACACGGCTCTCGGGCGTTTTGATGCCACGATGCGGCGCGTTGTGGCCCTGATCAAGGTGCCGAAAGAGGGCGTCTGGGGAATCCACCCGCGTAATCGAGAACAACAGTTCGCCATGGACATGCTGTTGAATGAGGATATTCAGCTGGTAACTCTGGTCGGCAAGGCCGGGACCGGGAAAACTCTTTTGGCGATTGCTGCCGGACTGCTCAAGTCGGCGGACGATGGCCAATACAACCGGCTCCTGGTTTCGCGCCCCGTTTTTCCTCTCGGCAAGGACCTCGGTTTCCTTCCCGGAGATGTTGAAGAGAAACTTGCGCCGTGGATGCAGCCGATTTTCGATAATGTCGAATTACTGCTCGGTTCGGTTGATGAGCAAGGTAAAAGAAAACGGGGCTACCGGGAACTGGTCGAGCTTGGTCTCCTCGAAATTGAAGCATTGACCTATATTCGCGGGCGCTCGATTCCGATGCAGTATCTGATTGTTGATGAAGCTCAGAACCTGACGCCACATGAAATCAAGACCATTATCACCCGGGCCGGTGAAGGGACGAAGATTGTTCTGACCGGTGATCCTTACCAGATTGACAACCCTTATGTTGACTCATCGAGCAACGGCCTGACTTATGTTGTTGAAAAATTCAAAGAACAGGACATCGCCGGGCATGTTATTTTGAGCAAAGGAGAACGCTCCTGCCTTGCAGAACTTGCGGCGAATCTCCTTTGA
- a CDS encoding ribosomal RNA small subunit methyltransferase A, translating into MDTFYRTKKKFGQHFLHERKYIDDILNAADIKKEESVLEVGPGLGALTDHLLAGADRVEVMELDRDLIERLELRRDENLIIHAGDALAFDWKAVLKAPPYVFVANLPYNISSQILFKLLDHREFIDRAVLMFQKEVGARICADPGTRDYGILSVLCQMYYSVKPVVVIPAGAFRPPPKVDSIVVFFKRRDKPCYPIADELFFRRIVKAAFAQRRKTLRNTMKVTGFSREQIEAACLSNHIDPSRRGETLSLAEFAGLANDLDILTSDKGDCNA; encoded by the coding sequence ATGGATACGTTTTACCGGACCAAAAAGAAATTCGGTCAGCATTTCCTGCACGAAAGGAAATATATCGACGATATCCTGAATGCTGCTGATATCAAAAAAGAAGAATCGGTGCTGGAAGTCGGTCCCGGGCTTGGTGCACTGACCGATCATCTTCTTGCCGGGGCCGACCGCGTGGAGGTCATGGAACTCGATCGTGACCTGATCGAACGTCTCGAATTACGCCGGGATGAAAACCTGATTATTCATGCCGGAGATGCTCTGGCTTTTGACTGGAAAGCAGTTCTCAAGGCCCCGCCGTATGTTTTCGTTGCGAACCTGCCTTACAATATCTCGAGCCAGATCCTTTTTAAACTTCTCGACCACCGCGAGTTCATTGATCGCGCCGTTCTGATGTTTCAGAAAGAGGTCGGAGCCCGGATCTGTGCCGACCCGGGGACGCGTGATTATGGAATCCTTTCGGTTCTTTGTCAGATGTACTATTCAGTGAAACCGGTTGTCGTTATTCCCGCCGGCGCATTTCGGCCGCCGCCAAAGGTCGACTCAATTGTTGTTTTTTTCAAGCGTCGCGATAAACCCTGTTATCCGATTGCGGATGAACTGTTTTTTCGCCGGATTGTCAAAGCTGCCTTTGCCCAACGCCGGAAAACCCTGAGAAATACCATGAAAGTGACCGGATTCAGTCGTGAGCAGATCGAAGCCGCCTGTCTGAGCAATCATATCGATCCGTCCCGTCGGGGCGAGACGCTGTCTCTTGCCGAATTTGCCGGGTTGGCCAATGACCTTGATATACTTACAAGCGATAAGGGAGATTGTAATGCCTGA
- the tsaD gene encoding tRNA (adenosine(37)-N6)-threonylcarbamoyltransferase complex transferase subunit TsaD, protein MLVLTIESSCDETAAAVVKDGRRVLSNIVSSQIDIHSRFGGVVPELASRCHVESITLVIDQALEKAGLTINDIEGIGMTRGPGLIGALLVGLSAGKAIALAKKLPFVGLHHMEGHILAALLEHEIVFPFLALAVSGGHTHLYRVDGIGQYRTLARTRDDAAGEAFDKVAKLLGLGYPGGARIDELSAGGNPEAINFPRPMLHKGLDFSFSGIKTAVRNFVVSQPVKNEQQLQDLAASFQTAVIDVLVAKTFRAAKEHQLERIVVCGGVACNRGLRHRMQATAEQSSCLVYFPSPALCADNAAMLGVAADHYLENGAIGDLGMNAVANWPLDQAGQ, encoded by the coding sequence ATGCTTGTATTGACGATTGAATCTTCATGTGATGAAACGGCTGCGGCTGTCGTAAAGGACGGTCGACGGGTCCTTTCGAATATTGTCTCCTCCCAGATCGACATTCATTCCCGCTTCGGCGGGGTAGTCCCCGAACTGGCCTCTCGGTGCCATGTCGAATCAATTACCCTGGTCATTGACCAAGCGCTTGAAAAGGCGGGATTGACGATCAATGATATTGAAGGTATCGGCATGACCCGTGGTCCGGGGCTAATTGGCGCCCTGCTCGTTGGCCTTTCGGCTGGCAAGGCGATAGCTTTAGCGAAAAAGCTCCCTTTTGTCGGTTTGCATCATATGGAAGGGCACATTCTGGCCGCATTGCTGGAACATGAAATCGTGTTTCCCTTTCTTGCTCTTGCAGTCTCCGGTGGTCATACTCACCTCTACCGGGTTGACGGGATAGGTCAGTATCGCACCCTTGCCCGGACCAGAGATGATGCGGCTGGCGAAGCGTTTGACAAGGTTGCCAAGCTCCTTGGGCTCGGTTACCCGGGTGGTGCCAGGATAGATGAATTGTCTGCCGGGGGGAACCCTGAGGCAATCAACTTCCCGCGACCGATGCTGCACAAGGGGCTTGATTTCAGCTTCAGCGGCATCAAAACAGCAGTCAGAAATTTTGTCGTTTCGCAACCGGTGAAGAATGAGCAACAGCTTCAGGATCTCGCCGCATCGTTCCAGACTGCGGTTATTGATGTCCTGGTCGCCAAGACCTTCCGGGCGGCCAAGGAGCATCAGCTTGAACGGATTGTCGTCTGCGGCGGCGTTGCCTGCAACCGCGGCTTACGTCATCGGATGCAGGCAACTGCAGAGCAAAGTTCTTGTTTAGTCTATTTCCCGTCACCGGCTCTTTGTGCCGATAACGCTGCAATGCTAGGAGTTGCTGCCGATCATTATCTGGAAAACGGAGCCATCGGTGATTTAGGCATGAATGCCGTTGCCAATTGGCCGCTTGATCAGGCTGGTCAGTAA
- a CDS encoding GeoRSP system radical SAM/SPASM protein, with protein sequence MSTDITELFSAPLTFNWTLSFRCNFSCIHCYSRDESVPEVTTAENKRIVEILAEKQVPFINFGGGEPLIREDLFELTTYASSKGLNVSMNSNGWLLDDTAAARIKDSGFKSVGISVDSVDAALHDDFRCMAGSFDRATGALDALRRAGVRTTMSSVISRINYRDFRGLLDLAREHGVDQVYLHNFKCSGRGFKNREDLDLSPEEWKAFYVEALQVKAETDDLDISFDDPVIASLPEYSENPLVKGSSCGKLSLHLRPNGDITPCGFIPLVVGNILTDDFDELWYHSPILNKMRNKEAKGKCGDCGSFESCMGGCTARAFATTGDFSEPDPHCWK encoded by the coding sequence ATGTCGACTGATATTACCGAACTCTTTTCGGCGCCGCTGACCTTTAACTGGACGCTCTCATTTCGCTGTAATTTCAGTTGTATCCACTGTTACAGCCGCGATGAATCGGTCCCGGAGGTCACGACGGCCGAGAATAAAAGAATCGTTGAAATTCTTGCCGAAAAACAGGTTCCGTTCATTAATTTTGGCGGCGGCGAACCGTTGATCCGGGAAGATCTCTTCGAATTAACTACCTATGCCTCGTCAAAAGGTCTCAACGTCTCGATGAATTCCAACGGATGGCTTCTCGATGATACGGCCGCCGCCCGGATAAAGGATTCGGGGTTCAAGAGTGTCGGCATCAGTGTCGACAGCGTTGACGCGGCATTGCACGACGACTTCCGCTGTATGGCCGGTTCTTTCGACCGGGCGACGGGTGCTCTTGACGCGCTGCGTCGGGCCGGTGTCCGAACGACGATGAGCTCGGTCATCTCCCGCATCAACTACCGGGATTTTAGAGGACTGCTTGATCTGGCACGGGAACATGGTGTCGACCAGGTCTATCTGCACAATTTCAAGTGTTCGGGGCGCGGCTTCAAAAACCGGGAAGATCTTGATCTGTCACCGGAAGAGTGGAAGGCTTTTTATGTCGAGGCGCTGCAGGTTAAGGCCGAAACCGATGACCTTGATATCTCATTTGACGATCCGGTCATCGCGTCACTGCCGGAATACAGTGAAAACCCGTTGGTCAAGGGGAGCAGCTGTGGTAAGCTTTCACTTCATCTGAGACCGAATGGCGATATCACGCCTTGTGGCTTTATTCCGCTCGTGGTCGGGAATATCCTGACGGACGATTTTGATGAGCTTTGGTATCATTCACCGATCCTCAACAAGATGCGCAACAAGGAAGCTAAAGGGAAATGTGGCGATTGCGGTTCATTTGAATCCTGTATGGGCGGCTGCACAGCCAGGGCTTTTGCAACGACCGGTGATTTCAGCGAACCCGACCCGCACTGCTGGAAATAA
- a CDS encoding DUF2062 domain-containing protein — protein sequence MWRRWSLVRQTKLNLLRFIRLHGTPEEIAKGFALGIFIGMTPTFGVQMPIGFFCAWLFRENKLAAVLGVWITNPLTAPFIYAAEYEFGRLLLGMERLTLPTEYSFDTLSQVSWDILLPLLVGSILFAILFGSISYALTIRFIPYIKTIRISRWPRKKKAGQ from the coding sequence ATGTGGCGTCGCTGGTCGCTGGTGCGACAGACAAAATTGAATCTGCTCCGCTTTATCCGGCTCCACGGTACCCCTGAGGAGATCGCCAAGGGCTTTGCTCTCGGGATTTTTATCGGCATGACCCCAACCTTTGGCGTGCAGATGCCGATCGGTTTCTTCTGTGCCTGGCTTTTTCGCGAAAATAAACTGGCCGCCGTTCTCGGTGTCTGGATCACAAACCCTTTGACCGCTCCATTCATCTATGCCGCCGAATACGAATTCGGACGACTGTTGCTCGGAATGGAGCGCCTGACTCTGCCGACGGAATACAGTTTCGATACACTCAGTCAGGTTAGTTGGGATATTTTGCTGCCTCTGCTGGTCGGCAGTATTCTGTTTGCGATTCTTTTCGGTTCGATCTCCTATGCCCTGACCATCCGTTTTATTCCCTACATCAAAACGATCAGAATTTCCCGTTGGCCGCGTAAAAAAAAGGCGGGTCAATAA